In a genomic window of Myxococcales bacterium:
- a CDS encoding type IV pilus twitching motility protein PilT: MSQILDRVLNAARQLGASDVHLKAGLPPIFRIKGELRTVRDVPALTREAIAGFAAHMMSDKQRAVFEEQLDLDLAYGTPDGVRYRANVFQQRGSVGMVLRLIPPEVPPFDRLNLPKTVLDLTEHSRGVILVTGVTGSGKSTTLAAMVDYINTQNAYHIVTIEDPIEYTFRDKRSVVNQREIGFDTQSFGRALRAALRQDPDVVLVGEMRDTETASIAMTAAETGHLVLSTLHTSDATETVNRIISMYPAHQQGQARLTLASVLRGVISQRLLPRADGKGMVPALEILVNTERVRELIEDPMRTREIRDAIAQGLHPYGMVTFDQSLAELVKQRLVTYEEAVKHSSSPSDFALLFRGVSGGTTGGNTVDATGGANDEFAIDRFGK, encoded by the coding sequence AGGGCGAGCTGCGCACCGTCCGTGACGTGCCGGCCCTGACCCGTGAGGCGATCGCCGGGTTCGCCGCGCACATGATGAGCGACAAGCAGCGCGCCGTGTTCGAGGAGCAGCTCGATCTCGACCTCGCCTACGGCACCCCCGACGGGGTCCGCTACCGCGCCAACGTGTTCCAGCAGCGCGGCTCGGTCGGCATGGTGCTGCGCCTGATCCCGCCGGAGGTGCCGCCGTTCGATCGGCTCAACCTGCCCAAGACCGTGCTCGACCTGACCGAGCACTCGCGCGGGGTCATCCTGGTGACCGGGGTCACCGGCTCGGGCAAGTCGACCACGCTGGCGGCGATGGTCGACTACATCAACACCCAGAACGCCTACCACATCGTCACGATCGAGGACCCGATCGAGTACACGTTCCGCGACAAGCGCTCGGTCGTGAACCAGCGCGAGATCGGGTTCGACACCCAGTCGTTCGGGCGGGCCCTGCGCGCCGCCCTGCGCCAGGATCCCGACGTGGTGCTGGTCGGCGAGATGCGCGACACCGAGACCGCGTCGATCGCGATGACCGCGGCCGAGACCGGTCACCTGGTGCTGTCGACGCTGCACACCTCCGACGCCACCGAGACGGTCAACCGGATCATCTCGATGTACCCCGCCCACCAGCAGGGCCAGGCGCGGCTGACCCTGGCGTCGGTCCTGCGCGGCGTGATCTCGCAACGCTTGCTGCCGCGGGCCGACGGCAAGGGCATGGTCCCGGCGCTCGAGATCCTGGTCAACACCGAGCGGGTCCGCGAGCTGATCGAGGATCCGATGCGCACCCGCGAGATCCGCGACGCCATCGCCCAGGGGCTCCACCCCTACGGCATGGTGACGTTCGACCAGAGCCTGGCCGAGCTGGTCAAGCAGCGGCTGGTGACGTACGAGGAAGCGGTCAAACACTCGAGCAGCCCGTCCGACTTCGCGCTCCTGTTCCGGGGCGTCTCGGGCGGCACGACCGGCGGCAACACCGTCGACGCCACCGGAGGAGCCAATGACGAGTTCGCGATCGATCGGTTCGGCAAGTAG
- a CDS encoding trypsin-like serine protease encodes MRSSSSALVPTALALALAAPLVAACVETPAVDDRALPVIGGSRTADGAFPGVGALLYDFGGGQIGAGCTGTLIAPDVVLTAAHCLDPQLTGVPKPAAFTLAHDTLSGTPTQHPVDHTLRHPQFDINAAIGGGLAQFFDIGLVFLGAPVTDVAPIKMPTPDEATALAVDTDLTIVGYGQIADTNPVVGVMYDATTAIRELAAAEMRVSRGGADPQNCHGDSGGPALTTIGGGERVVGVVSRSYQSNQCDNGGIDTRVDAYLDWIHANVPAGIPCGSGLAEACPVEDDAGGCCSTGGPAPSSIALGGLAAALALRRRRR; translated from the coding sequence GTGCGCTCCTCCAGCTCCGCCCTCGTCCCCACCGCCCTCGCCCTCGCCCTCGCCGCCCCGCTCGTCGCCGCCTGCGTCGAGACGCCCGCGGTCGACGACCGCGCCCTGCCGGTCATCGGCGGGAGCCGCACCGCCGACGGCGCCTTCCCTGGCGTCGGCGCCCTGCTCTACGATTTCGGAGGCGGCCAGATCGGCGCCGGCTGCACCGGCACGCTGATCGCGCCCGACGTGGTCCTGACCGCGGCCCACTGCCTCGACCCGCAGCTCACCGGCGTCCCCAAGCCGGCGGCGTTCACCCTCGCCCACGACACCCTGTCGGGCACGCCGACCCAGCACCCGGTCGACCACACGCTCCGCCACCCACAGTTCGACATCAACGCCGCCATCGGCGGCGGGCTCGCGCAGTTCTTCGACATCGGCCTGGTGTTCCTCGGCGCGCCGGTCACGGACGTGGCGCCGATCAAGATGCCGACGCCCGACGAGGCGACGGCGCTGGCCGTCGACACCGACCTGACGATCGTCGGCTACGGCCAGATCGCCGACACCAACCCGGTGGTCGGCGTCATGTACGACGCGACCACCGCGATCCGCGAGCTGGCCGCCGCCGAGATGCGGGTCTCGCGCGGCGGCGCCGACCCGCAGAACTGCCACGGCGACTCCGGCGGCCCGGCCCTGACGACGATCGGCGGCGGCGAGCGGGTGGTCGGCGTGGTGTCGCGCAGCTACCAGAGCAACCAGTGCGACAACGGCGGCATCGACACCCGCGTCGACGCCTACCTCGACTGGATCCACGCCAACGTCCCCGCCGGCATCCCGTGCGGCTCGGGCCTGGCCGAGGCCTGCCCGGTCGAGGACGACGCCGGCGGCTGCTGCTCGACCGGCGGGCCCGCGCCCAGCTCGATCGCGCTCGGCGGGCTCGCCGCGGCGCTGGCGCTGCGGCGTCGGCGGCGCTGA
- the alaS gene encoding alanine--tRNA ligase yields MKAAAVRSAFLDFFAARGHARVASSALVPANDPTLLFTVAGMVQFKDVFTGKEDPGYTRATTSQKCVRAGGKQNDLDEVGKTPRHHTFFEMLGNFSFGDYFKDDAIAWAWELLTDVYKIDPDRLVITVFGGEGKLGADDEARAIWKRVTGFGDERIIGLGKKDNFWSAGDVGPCGPCSEIHYNMDGAPGVWPTTDPATWSGWLEIWNLVFMQFESKVADGPLTPLPAPSIDTGAGLERMASVLQGVKSNYDTDLFTGILATAAELAGVRYGADPDQDTSLRVIADHARAATFLIADGVFPDKTNREYVLRRIFRRAVRHGKRLGIEQPFMHTVCARVVAEMADVYPELRERAATIEQVALSEERRFRKTLDQGLGLLEDEFARMRAAGETTVAGKVTFTLYDTHGFPTDLTEIIAEERGFTVDRAGFKAELEDARRRSGFGGSGQGGVGAAYHQLATELGATTFVGYDATDGAGAVRALLVDGERVERASIGAQVEVVLDRTPFYGESGGQIGDAGTLTTAGGQVRVDRTEKPVPDLFVHHGEVVAGAVAVGDPVTAAVDDDRRARIRANHSATHLLNHALKTVLGEHVAQKGSLVAPDRLRFDFAHFAPMTDAQVREVEDLVNAEIRRNRDSTIEVLPIAQAKQRGAVAMFGEKYGDTVRIVRIGADSLEFCGGTHVGRAGDIGLLKILSEAGVAQGVRRIEAVTGVGALDYLRRLEAELGRAGDRLKAPMFEVGDKLDKALASAKALEKELDKLKAKLASGGGGRDLVAEAVDVAGVKVLAAALDVDDVKVLRETGDKLRDKLGSGVLVLAGVSADKVMLVAMVTKDLLDRFHAGKLLAIAAEILGGKGGGKPDLAQGGGKDATKLPEALAAVRAAVAATARG; encoded by the coding sequence ATGAAGGCCGCCGCTGTTCGCTCCGCGTTCCTCGACTTCTTCGCCGCCCGCGGTCACGCGCGCGTGGCCTCGAGCGCGCTGGTGCCCGCCAACGATCCGACGCTGCTGTTCACCGTGGCCGGCATGGTCCAGTTCAAGGACGTGTTCACCGGCAAGGAGGACCCTGGCTACACCCGGGCCACGACCAGCCAGAAGTGCGTGCGGGCCGGCGGCAAGCAGAACGATCTCGACGAGGTCGGCAAGACCCCGCGCCACCACACGTTCTTCGAGATGCTCGGCAACTTCTCGTTCGGCGACTACTTCAAGGACGACGCGATCGCCTGGGCCTGGGAGCTGCTCACCGACGTCTACAAGATCGATCCCGACCGCCTGGTGATCACGGTGTTCGGCGGCGAGGGCAAGCTCGGCGCCGACGACGAGGCCCGCGCCATCTGGAAGCGGGTCACCGGGTTCGGCGACGAGCGCATCATCGGCCTGGGCAAGAAGGACAACTTCTGGTCGGCCGGCGACGTCGGGCCGTGCGGCCCGTGCTCGGAGATCCACTACAACATGGACGGCGCGCCCGGGGTCTGGCCGACCACCGACCCGGCGACGTGGTCGGGCTGGCTCGAGATCTGGAACCTGGTGTTCATGCAGTTCGAGAGCAAGGTCGCCGACGGCCCGCTGACGCCCTTGCCGGCGCCGTCGATCGACACCGGCGCCGGGCTCGAGCGCATGGCGTCGGTGCTGCAGGGCGTGAAGTCCAACTACGACACCGACCTGTTCACCGGCATCCTGGCCACCGCCGCCGAGCTGGCCGGCGTCCGCTACGGCGCCGACCCCGACCAGGACACGTCCTTGCGGGTGATCGCCGACCACGCCCGGGCCGCGACGTTCCTGATCGCCGACGGCGTGTTCCCCGACAAGACCAACCGCGAGTACGTGCTCCGGCGGATCTTCCGGCGCGCGGTCCGCCACGGCAAGCGCCTCGGCATCGAGCAGCCGTTCATGCACACGGTCTGCGCCCGGGTGGTGGCCGAGATGGCCGACGTCTACCCCGAGCTGCGCGAGCGGGCCGCCACGATCGAGCAGGTGGCGCTGAGCGAGGAGCGCCGGTTCCGCAAGACCCTCGACCAGGGCCTGGGCCTGCTCGAGGACGAGTTCGCGCGCATGCGCGCGGCCGGCGAGACCACGGTCGCGGGCAAGGTCACGTTCACGCTCTACGACACCCACGGCTTCCCGACCGACCTGACCGAGATCATCGCCGAGGAGCGCGGCTTCACGGTCGATCGCGCTGGCTTCAAGGCGGAGCTCGAGGACGCCCGCCGGCGATCGGGGTTCGGCGGCTCGGGCCAGGGCGGCGTCGGCGCCGCCTACCACCAGCTGGCGACCGAGCTGGGCGCCACGACGTTCGTCGGCTACGACGCCACCGACGGCGCGGGCGCGGTGCGCGCGCTCCTGGTCGACGGCGAGCGGGTCGAGCGCGCGTCGATCGGCGCCCAGGTCGAGGTCGTGCTCGACCGCACGCCGTTCTACGGCGAGAGCGGCGGTCAGATCGGCGACGCCGGCACGCTGACCACCGCCGGCGGCCAGGTGCGGGTCGACCGCACCGAGAAGCCGGTGCCCGACCTGTTCGTCCACCACGGCGAGGTCGTGGCCGGCGCCGTCGCGGTCGGCGACCCGGTGACCGCCGCCGTCGACGACGACCGGCGCGCGCGCATCCGCGCCAACCACTCGGCCACCCACCTGCTCAACCACGCGCTCAAGACCGTGCTGGGCGAGCACGTCGCGCAGAAGGGCTCGCTGGTCGCGCCCGACCGCCTGCGCTTCGACTTCGCGCACTTCGCCCCGATGACCGACGCCCAGGTGCGCGAGGTCGAGGACCTCGTCAACGCCGAGATCCGGCGCAACCGCGACTCGACGATCGAGGTCCTGCCGATCGCCCAGGCCAAGCAGCGCGGCGCGGTCGCGATGTTCGGCGAGAAGTACGGCGACACCGTGCGCATCGTGCGCATCGGCGCCGACTCGCTCGAGTTCTGCGGCGGCACCCACGTCGGCCGCGCCGGCGACATCGGCCTCTTGAAGATCCTCAGCGAGGCCGGCGTCGCCCAGGGCGTGCGCCGGATCGAGGCGGTCACCGGCGTCGGCGCGCTCGACTACCTGCGCCGGCTCGAGGCCGAGCTGGGCCGGGCCGGCGACCGGCTCAAGGCCCCGATGTTCGAGGTCGGCGACAAGCTCGACAAGGCCCTGGCCTCGGCCAAGGCGCTCGAGAAGGAGCTCGACAAGCTCAAGGCCAAGCTGGCCTCGGGCGGCGGCGGCCGCGATCTCGTCGCCGAGGCGGTCGACGTCGCCGGCGTCAAGGTGCTGGCGGCGGCGCTCGACGTCGACGACGTCAAGGTGCTGCGCGAGACCGGCGACAAGCTGCGCGACAAGCTCGGCTCGGGCGTGCTGGTGCTGGCCGGCGTCAGCGCCGACAAGGTCATGCTGGTCGCGATGGTGACCAAGGACCTGCTCGACCGGTTCCACGCCGGCAAGCTCCTGGCGATCGCCGCCGAGATCCTCGGCGGCAAGGGCGGCGGCAAGCCCGACCTGGCCCAGGGCGGCGGCAAGGACGCGACCAAGCTGCCCGAGGCCCTGGCCGCGGTGCGGGCCGCGGTCGCGGCCACCGCCCGCGGGTAG
- the aqpZ gene encoding aquaporin Z, whose product MSLGKKLAAEALGTAWLVIGGCGTAILAGQGVGLVGIALAFGLTVVTMAYAIGHISGCHLNPAVSVGLFMAKRFDGKDLGPYIAAQIAGALVGAGVIALIVKSGGDSTHLGGKLGGFAANGFGDHSPDNFKLLAALVTEAVMTFFFLVIILGATSKRAPAGFAPLAIGLGLALIHLISIPVTNTSVNPARSISQAVFAGLGGDWGFLKQIWLFVLAPAAGAAAAGVVYPMIDDE is encoded by the coding sequence ATGTCACTTGGCAAGAAGCTCGCGGCGGAAGCGCTCGGAACTGCCTGGTTGGTGATCGGCGGCTGCGGCACGGCGATCCTGGCCGGCCAGGGCGTCGGCCTGGTCGGCATCGCCCTGGCCTTCGGCCTGACGGTCGTGACCATGGCCTACGCCATCGGCCACATCTCCGGATGTCACCTCAACCCGGCGGTGTCGGTCGGGCTGTTCATGGCCAAGCGCTTCGACGGCAAGGACCTGGGCCCGTACATCGCGGCGCAGATCGCCGGCGCGCTGGTCGGCGCCGGCGTGATCGCGCTGATCGTCAAGTCCGGCGGCGACAGCACCCACCTCGGCGGCAAGCTCGGCGGCTTCGCGGCCAACGGCTTCGGCGACCACAGCCCCGACAACTTCAAGCTGCTCGCGGCGCTGGTGACCGAGGCGGTGATGACGTTCTTCTTCCTGGTCATCATCCTCGGCGCCACGTCCAAGCGCGCGCCGGCCGGGTTCGCGCCGCTGGCGATCGGCCTGGGCCTGGCGCTGATCCACCTGATCAGCATCCCGGTCACCAACACCTCGGTGAACCCGGCCCGCTCGATCAGCCAGGCGGTGTTCGCCGGGCTCGGCGGCGACTGGGGCTTCCTCAAGCAGATCTGGCTGTTCGTGCTGGCGCCCGCCGCCGGGGCCGCCGCTGCCGGCGTCGTCTACCCGATGATCGACGACGAGTGA
- the glgP gene encoding alpha-glucan family phosphorylase, producing the protein MFATDPPVRPTVAYFCMEFGLDARFTIYSGGLGILAGDHMKSASDLRLPVIGIGLLWDHGYVDQRLDEHGYPVDRYMATDRDGLEQVTLPHGGVEVSIRGETVPLIAWRVRRYLSGELYLLEPARPEHRWVTARLYGGGSDDRLAQEIVLGVGGVRLLAAMGRHPDVYHWNEGHAVFAGLELLRSNRFGGGELHERMARLRPHCVFTTHTPVAAGNEIHDLPTVRRMSADLGFTDGELASIGGDPFSMTVAGLRLARLANAVAALHGDTARAMWKSVEGAAPIISITNGVHVPTWQDPRIRAALAPGKGEAERATGLWTAHRTMRAELSALVHARTGVTLDRDKLIIGFARRAAGYKRADLILGDDDRLSTLLERAQIVYAGKAHPRDATGKALVARLAEATRRWPGKVVFLESYDMTLGAALTRGCDVWLNNPRRPLEASGTSGMKAAMNGVPNVSILDGWWPEGCEHGVTGWKIGDPEPGDDDVDEAHVAAVDVRDRGRLYDVFEREVLPTFADRAAWVRVMEASIAMSSWRFSSDRMVEEYFARVYRG; encoded by the coding sequence ATGTTCGCCACCGATCCCCCGGTCCGCCCCACCGTCGCCTACTTCTGCATGGAGTTCGGGCTCGACGCCCGCTTCACCATCTACTCCGGCGGCCTGGGCATCCTGGCCGGCGACCACATGAAGTCCGCCAGCGACCTGCGGCTGCCGGTGATCGGCATCGGCCTCCTGTGGGACCACGGCTACGTCGATCAGCGGCTCGACGAGCACGGCTACCCGGTCGATCGGTACATGGCGACCGATCGCGACGGGCTCGAGCAGGTCACGCTGCCGCACGGCGGGGTCGAGGTCAGCATCCGCGGCGAGACCGTGCCGCTGATCGCGTGGCGGGTGCGGCGCTACCTGTCGGGCGAGCTCTACCTGCTCGAGCCGGCCCGGCCCGAGCACCGGTGGGTGACCGCGCGCCTGTACGGCGGCGGCTCCGACGATCGCCTCGCTCAGGAGATCGTGCTCGGCGTCGGCGGCGTGCGGCTGCTCGCGGCGATGGGCCGCCACCCCGACGTCTACCACTGGAACGAGGGCCACGCGGTGTTCGCCGGCCTCGAGCTCTTGCGCTCGAACCGCTTCGGCGGCGGCGAGCTGCACGAGCGCATGGCCCGGCTGCGGCCGCACTGCGTCTTCACCACCCACACGCCGGTCGCGGCCGGCAACGAGATCCACGATCTGCCGACGGTGCGCCGCATGAGCGCCGACCTCGGCTTCACCGACGGCGAGCTCGCCTCGATCGGCGGCGATCCGTTCTCGATGACCGTGGCCGGCCTGCGCCTGGCGCGCCTGGCCAACGCGGTCGCGGCGCTGCACGGCGACACCGCCCGCGCGATGTGGAAGAGCGTCGAGGGCGCGGCGCCGATCATCTCGATCACCAACGGCGTGCACGTGCCGACCTGGCAGGACCCGCGCATCCGCGCCGCCCTGGCGCCAGGCAAGGGCGAGGCCGAGCGCGCGACCGGGCTGTGGACCGCGCACCGGACCATGCGCGCCGAGCTGTCGGCGCTGGTCCACGCGCGCACCGGCGTCACGCTCGATCGCGACAAGCTCATCATCGGGTTCGCGCGGCGCGCCGCCGGCTACAAGCGCGCCGACCTGATCCTCGGCGACGACGACCGCCTGAGCACGCTGCTCGAGCGGGCGCAGATCGTCTACGCCGGCAAGGCCCACCCGCGCGACGCCACCGGCAAGGCCCTGGTGGCGCGCCTGGCCGAGGCCACGCGCCGCTGGCCCGGCAAGGTGGTCTTCCTCGAGAGCTACGACATGACCCTGGGCGCGGCGTTGACCCGCGGCTGCGACGTCTGGCTCAACAACCCGCGCCGACCGCTCGAGGCCTCGGGCACGTCGGGCATGAAGGCCGCGATGAACGGCGTGCCCAACGTCAGCATCCTCGACGGCTGGTGGCCCGAGGGCTGCGAGCACGGCGTCACCGGCTGGAAGATCGGCGACCCCGAGCCCGGCGACGACGACGTCGACGAGGCCCACGTGGCCGCGGTCGACGTCCGCGATCGCGGCCGCCTCTACGACGTGTTCGAGCGCGAGGTGCTGCCGACCTTCGCCGATCGCGCCGCCTGGGTCCGCGTGATGGAGGCGTCGATCGCGATGTCGAGCTGGCGCTTCTCCTCGGACCGGATGGTCGAGGAGTACTTCGCGCGGGTCTACCGCGGGTGA
- a CDS encoding Smr/MutS family protein, with the protein MGRQSKPARAPRPRVSPEDEALFLGAIDGAIPLAQRDRVPPMPVKTAVIPAAVLPPLQAMTLEGTDDEVSARAPGVNRAQLAELRRGSVRVEATLDLHGLTTAAAAPALERFLLESVRLRRRCVLVIHGKGLHSGGVATLRDLVIHHLSGPASGLVAAFCPARPAEGGTGASYVMVRA; encoded by the coding sequence ATGGGTCGGCAGTCGAAACCAGCGCGCGCCCCGCGGCCCCGGGTCAGCCCCGAGGACGAGGCGCTGTTCCTGGGCGCCATCGACGGCGCGATCCCCCTGGCCCAGCGCGACCGGGTGCCGCCGATGCCCGTCAAGACCGCGGTGATCCCCGCCGCCGTGCTGCCGCCGCTCCAGGCGATGACGCTCGAGGGCACCGACGACGAGGTCAGCGCACGCGCGCCCGGCGTCAACCGCGCGCAGCTGGCCGAGCTGCGCCGCGGCAGCGTCCGCGTCGAGGCCACGCTCGACCTCCACGGCCTCACCACCGCGGCCGCGGCGCCGGCCCTCGAGCGGTTCCTCCTCGAGTCGGTGCGCCTGCGCCGCCGCTGCGTGCTCGTGATCCACGGCAAGGGCCTGCACTCGGGCGGCGTCGCCACCCTGCGCGACCTCGTCATCCACCACCTGTCGGGGCCGGCCTCGGGGCTGGTCGCGGCCTTCTGCCCCGCCCGTCCCGCCGAGGGCGGCACCGGCGCGAGCTACGTGATGGTGCGCGCATGA
- a CDS encoding D-alanyl-D-alanine carboxypeptidase translates to MTRGALTRLGLVAVLWALAVGPSPAEAQPRTRGKKPVVTASQHSKSVRAKVRPTAKATATRGKATPPRRPAATPRVTVAGAVRGPSEARIRRAPVAVTAAERTADALDAILRGPLRFGTTGLYVADAATGAELFAIHPDDPLNPASNVKLISTATALAQVGPDFRYSTRLLGAAPDADGVVAGSVYLHGTFDPTLTSGGLSELAEAVAADGVRVIKGDVVVGAQPSRDAIYRARFWVAVRAGTPGRSASVSVGPNSDYLEVVNLATTGKRAKVKKGAGISVRSTVVERDGRPRVQVTITGTIGKGKSLERAVVAKDRNLYTAHLARAALTKAGVAVEGDVHVASLEQFVAEAAPTGHLPIVLGAHRSAPLAEIVARVNKRSINWLADRILTTTTALAHDELPAMDDGVDAMYAWLDRAGRIGRNDAVIDTGSGLSYRTALSPRQIVTVLRAATAAATESAPVPTPSTVTATPTATFDADRARAFRASLSIGGVDGTLRGRFRSPLRGRVHAKTGTLTGVIALSGLLEGRGGRTLVFSLVTNGHSRRQKLGVRAAHEQIVTVLDRYLAELTPVGAEPTAATEPPSPDAAADAADADEADASEADASGDDLGDDRDDASTAP, encoded by the coding sequence ATGACCCGCGGCGCGCTCACCCGCCTCGGGCTGGTCGCGGTGCTGTGGGCGCTCGCCGTCGGGCCGTCGCCGGCCGAGGCCCAGCCGCGCACCCGCGGCAAGAAGCCGGTCGTCACCGCCAGCCAGCACAGCAAGAGCGTCCGCGCCAAGGTCCGACCGACGGCCAAGGCCACGGCGACCCGCGGCAAGGCCACCCCACCGCGGCGGCCGGCGGCCACGCCCCGGGTCACCGTCGCGGGCGCCGTGCGCGGCCCCAGCGAGGCCCGGATCCGGCGCGCGCCGGTGGCGGTCACCGCCGCCGAGCGCACCGCCGACGCCCTCGACGCGATCCTGCGCGGCCCGCTGCGGTTCGGCACGACCGGCCTGTACGTCGCCGACGCCGCCACCGGCGCGGAGCTGTTCGCGATCCACCCCGACGATCCGCTCAACCCGGCGTCGAACGTCAAGCTGATCTCGACCGCGACCGCGCTGGCCCAGGTCGGCCCCGACTTCCGCTACTCCACCCGGCTGCTCGGCGCCGCGCCCGACGCCGACGGCGTGGTCGCCGGCTCGGTCTACCTGCACGGCACCTTCGACCCGACGCTCACCAGCGGCGGCCTGAGCGAGCTGGCCGAGGCCGTGGCCGCCGACGGGGTCCGCGTCATCAAGGGCGACGTCGTGGTCGGCGCCCAGCCCAGCCGCGACGCCATCTACCGGGCGCGGTTCTGGGTCGCGGTCCGCGCGGGCACGCCGGGCCGCAGCGCCTCGGTGTCGGTCGGCCCGAACAGCGACTACCTCGAGGTCGTCAACCTCGCGACCACGGGCAAGCGCGCCAAGGTCAAGAAGGGCGCCGGCATCTCGGTCCGCTCGACGGTGGTCGAGCGCGACGGCCGGCCCCGGGTCCAGGTCACCATCACCGGCACGATCGGCAAGGGCAAGTCCCTCGAGCGCGCGGTCGTCGCCAAGGATCGCAACCTGTACACCGCGCACCTCGCGCGCGCCGCGCTGACCAAGGCCGGGGTCGCGGTCGAGGGCGACGTCCACGTCGCCAGCCTCGAGCAGTTCGTGGCCGAGGCCGCGCCCACCGGGCACCTGCCGATCGTGCTCGGCGCGCACCGCTCGGCGCCGCTCGCCGAGATCGTCGCCCGGGTCAACAAGCGCAGCATCAACTGGCTGGCCGACCGCATCCTCACGACGACGACCGCGCTGGCCCACGACGAGCTGCCGGCGATGGACGACGGCGTCGACGCCATGTACGCGTGGCTCGATCGCGCCGGGCGCATCGGTCGCAACGACGCGGTGATCGACACCGGCTCGGGCCTGTCGTACCGGACCGCGCTGTCGCCGCGCCAGATCGTGACGGTGCTGCGGGCGGCGACCGCCGCGGCGACCGAGTCGGCGCCCGTGCCCACGCCGTCGACGGTGACCGCGACGCCGACCGCGACCTTCGACGCCGACCGGGCGCGCGCGTTCCGCGCGTCGCTGTCGATCGGCGGCGTCGACGGCACGCTGCGTGGCCGCTTCCGCTCGCCCCTGCGCGGCCGGGTCCACGCCAAGACCGGGACGCTCACCGGCGTGATCGCCCTGTCGGGCCTGCTCGAGGGCCGCGGCGGCCGGACCCTGGTGTTCTCGCTGGTCACCAACGGCCACAGCCGCCGCCAGAAGCTGGGCGTGCGCGCCGCGCACGAGCAGATCGTCACGGTCCTCGACCGCTACCTCGCCGAGCTGACGCCGGTCGGCGCCGAGCCGACGGCGGCGACCGAGCCGCCGAGCCCCGACGCCGCCGCCGACGCGGCCGACGCCGACGAGGCCGACGCGTCCGAGGCCGACGCGTCCGGCGACGACCTCGGCGACGACCGCGACGACGCCTCGACCGCGCCCTGA
- a CDS encoding patatin-like phospholipase family protein: MLSATDRPSAIVLAGASALGAYQAGVLRYLVREVARDLPRPFGFDILSGTSAGSINALALAAAAADPVAAVDRVCAAWSALDLRAVLRPSAIEVLAMTADVAGIPGRLKRALRAHGVRGGLLDARPFERILTAMVSTPAIAAHLAAGHLRAIAVATTQVASGRAVVFHQSRLPVRSGGAAGAMVPATLTVRHALASAAIPLLFPAVTLDGDLYCDGGLRQMVPLSPAINLGARRVLLVNPGSGERPGPAEAAARREAASSPLYLAGKALNALFVDGLDSDLDRLTRINQLLEAGTRRYGPGFVDDLGAELTAMGVPPMTPVEVVHLEPSRDVGAMAAELVGTSRFAAGRGAAGVALRWLADGDPHRVGDLLSYLLFDGAFARALIELGQADARARHAELVALFA, from the coding sequence ATGCTGTCCGCGACCGACCGTCCGTCGGCGATCGTCCTGGCCGGGGCCTCGGCCCTGGGGGCCTACCAGGCCGGCGTGCTGCGCTACCTGGTGCGCGAGGTCGCCCGCGATCTGCCGCGGCCGTTCGGGTTCGACATCCTGTCGGGCACCTCGGCCGGCAGTATCAACGCGCTCGCCCTGGCGGCGGCCGCCGCGGATCCCGTGGCCGCGGTCGACCGGGTGTGCGCGGCGTGGTCGGCCCTCGACCTGCGCGCGGTGCTGCGGCCCTCGGCGATCGAGGTGCTGGCGATGACCGCGGACGTGGCCGGGATCCCGGGGCGGCTCAAGCGCGCGCTGCGGGCCCACGGCGTCCGCGGCGGCCTGCTCGACGCGCGGCCGTTCGAGCGCATCCTCACGGCGATGGTCTCGACGCCGGCGATCGCCGCGCACCTCGCGGCCGGCCACCTGCGGGCGATCGCGGTCGCGACCACCCAGGTCGCGAGCGGCCGGGCGGTGGTGTTCCACCAGAGCCGGTTGCCGGTCCGGTCCGGCGGCGCGGCGGGCGCGATGGTCCCGGCGACGCTGACGGTCCGGCACGCGCTCGCGTCCGCGGCGATCCCGTTGCTGTTCCCGGCGGTGACCCTCGACGGGGATCTCTACTGCGACGGCGGGCTGCGCCAGATGGTGCCGCTGTCGCCGGCGATCAACCTGGGCGCGCGGCGGGTGCTGCTGGTCAACCCCGGCAGCGGCGAGCGCCCCGGGCCGGCCGAGGCCGCGGCCCGGCGCGAGGCGGCCTCGTCGCCGCTGTACCTGGCCGGCAAGGCGCTCAACGCGCTGTTCGTCGACGGCCTCGACAGCGATCTCGATCGCCTGACCAGGATCAACCAGCTGCTCGAGGCCGGGACCCGCCGGTACGGGCCGGGCTTCGTCGACGACCTCGGCGCCGAGCTGACCGCGATGGGCGTGCCGCCGATGACGCCGGTCGAGGTCGTCCACCTCGAGCCGTCGCGCGACGTGGGCGCGATGGCGGCCGAGCTCGTCGGCACGAGCCGGTTCGCGGCCGGGCGCGGCGCCGCCGGCGTCGCGCTGCGCTGGCTCGCCGACGGCGACCCCCACCGCGTCGGCGACCTGCTGTCGTACCTGCTGTTCGACGGCGCGTTCGCGCGCGCGCTGATCGAGCTCGGTCAGGCCGACGCGCGCGCCCGGCACGCCGAGCTGGTCGCGCTGTTCGCCTGA